The Oceanisphaera avium genome includes a region encoding these proteins:
- the rpe gene encoding ribulose-phosphate 3-epimerase, protein MSEYLIAPSILSANFARLGEEVDNVLQAGADVVHFDVMDNHYVPNLTIGPMVCQALRDHGITAPIDVHLMVKPVDALVPQFAKAGASIITFHPEASEHIDRTLGLIKEHGCQAGLVFNPATPLSYLDYVLDKVDVILLMSVNPGFGGQSFISGTLDKLRQVRRLIDDSGRNIRLEIDGGVKVDNIRAIAEAGADMFVAGSAIFGQSDYKAVIAQMRRELARVNE, encoded by the coding sequence ATGAGCGAATATCTGATTGCCCCCTCAATATTATCGGCTAACTTTGCCCGCCTAGGCGAAGAGGTCGATAATGTGCTGCAAGCGGGTGCCGATGTGGTGCACTTTGATGTGATGGACAATCACTATGTGCCTAATCTCACTATCGGGCCTATGGTCTGCCAAGCGCTGCGCGATCACGGCATTACGGCTCCCATAGATGTGCACTTAATGGTAAAACCCGTGGATGCCCTAGTCCCACAGTTTGCTAAGGCGGGCGCGTCTATTATCACCTTTCATCCTGAAGCCTCTGAGCACATAGATAGAACCTTAGGGCTTATTAAAGAGCACGGCTGCCAAGCAGGCTTAGTCTTTAACCCCGCCACTCCCTTAAGTTATTTAGATTATGTGCTAGATAAAGTGGACGTTATTTTACTGATGTCGGTCAATCCTGGTTTTGGCGGTCAGTCTTTTATTAGCGGGACGTTAGATAAGTTGCGCCAAGTTCGTCGTCTTATTGATGACAGTGGGCGCAATATTCGCTTAGAAATTGATGGTGGCGTAAAGGTTGATAATATTCGCGCCATTGCCGAAGCGGGCGCCGATATGTTTGTGGCAGGCTCGGCGATTTTTGGCCAAAGCGATTATAAAGCGGTGATTGCACAAATGCGCCGTGAGCTGGCACGCGTTAATGAATAA
- a CDS encoding phosphoglycolate phosphatase: MNKARLPIHLVQFDLDGTLIDSLPQLWQAINIMRSQLGFSEVSAQTVQLWIGNGADILVQRALADAQQTPPKASLIKEGRVLFADAYQSVAHQEIRLFPGVIETLNALKAAGLTLALVTNKPFRFVPDILAATQLVPFFSHALGGDSLAQKKPDPAPLLHTCQALNILPSHSIMVGDSENDVLAAKAAGMQVAGLTYGYNYGKSIATSQPDWVLDDIRGLIELVKNPHPLNKN; this comes from the coding sequence ATGAATAAAGCTCGTTTACCTATTCACTTGGTGCAATTTGATCTAGATGGCACCTTGATCGACAGCCTGCCTCAGCTGTGGCAAGCGATTAATATCATGCGCTCGCAGCTAGGCTTTAGTGAGGTGTCGGCCCAGACAGTCCAATTATGGATTGGTAATGGCGCCGATATCTTAGTACAGCGCGCGCTCGCTGATGCTCAGCAAACGCCACCTAAAGCCAGCCTAATTAAAGAAGGGCGAGTATTATTTGCTGACGCTTACCAAAGTGTGGCACACCAAGAAATCCGTTTATTTCCCGGAGTAATAGAGACCTTAAACGCGCTAAAAGCCGCAGGGCTAACGCTTGCCTTAGTCACTAATAAGCCCTTTCGATTTGTACCCGATATTTTAGCGGCTACCCAGTTAGTACCGTTTTTTTCTCATGCTTTAGGCGGTGATAGTTTAGCGCAAAAAAAACCCGATCCCGCGCCTTTATTACATACCTGTCAGGCGCTTAATATTTTGCCCAGCCACAGCATTATGGTCGGCGACTCAGAAAACGATGTGTTGGCGGCTAAGGCGGCCGGCATGCAAGTTGCGGGTTTGACCTATGGCTATAACTACGGAAAATCTATCGCTACCAGCCAACCTGACTGGGTGCTAGATGATATTCGAGGCTTAATCGAGTTAGTGAAAAATCCGCACCCCTTAAATAAAAATTAG
- the trpS gene encoding tryptophan--tRNA ligase: protein MVEQQAQAFAKPVVFSGAQPSGQLTIGNYMGALRHWVKMQQDYDCLYCIVDMHAITVRQDPKALRAACLDAAALYLAIGLDPEQSTIFIQSHVPEHAELAWVLNCYTQFGELSRMTQFKDKSSRHAQNINAGLFTYPALMAADILLYQTSQVPVGDDQKQHLELARDVAFRFNQLYGDIFRVPEPFIATDGARIMSLQEPTKKMSKSDENLNNFIGLLEAPKVITKKLKRAVTDSEEPAVVRFDTATKPGVSNLLTLMSGATGQSIKELEHHFTGKMYGHLKTETADAVLGMLTPIQARFHELRSDEVALGEILARGSDKARAKAARTLENVYDVLGFVPRNR from the coding sequence ATGGTTGAACAGCAAGCACAGGCTTTTGCTAAACCCGTCGTTTTTAGTGGTGCCCAGCCTTCTGGCCAACTGACGATAGGTAATTATATGGGGGCACTTCGCCACTGGGTAAAGATGCAACAAGACTACGACTGCTTATATTGCATCGTGGATATGCATGCTATTACTGTGCGCCAAGACCCTAAAGCATTGCGCGCCGCTTGCTTAGATGCCGCCGCTCTCTATTTAGCAATTGGCCTTGATCCTGAGCAAAGTACTATTTTTATTCAATCTCATGTGCCAGAGCATGCTGAATTAGCTTGGGTATTAAATTGTTATACTCAATTTGGCGAGCTCTCGCGCATGACGCAATTTAAAGACAAGTCTAGCCGCCATGCGCAAAATATTAATGCCGGCTTATTTACTTATCCCGCGCTAATGGCTGCTGACATTTTACTTTATCAAACAAGCCAAGTGCCGGTGGGCGACGATCAAAAGCAGCATTTAGAGCTAGCACGCGATGTGGCCTTTCGTTTTAACCAACTCTACGGCGATATATTTAGGGTACCTGAGCCATTTATTGCCACCGATGGCGCCCGTATTATGAGCTTGCAAGAGCCGACCAAGAAAATGTCTAAGTCGGATGAAAATTTAAATAACTTTATCGGTTTGCTCGAAGCCCCGAAAGTGATTACTAAAAAGCTTAAACGCGCGGTAACCGACTCTGAAGAGCCGGCGGTGGTGCGATTTGATACCGCGACTAAGCCTGGGGTATCTAATTTGCTTACTTTAATGTCGGGTGCGACAGGACAAAGCATTAAAGAGTTAGAGCACCACTTTACGGGCAAGATGTATGGCCACTTAAAGACAGAAACAGCGGATGCGGTGTTAGGGATGCTCACGCCTATACAAGCGCGCTTTCATGAACTACGGTCAGATGAAGTCGCATTAGGTGAAATATTAGCGCGAGGCAGTGATAAAGCGCGTGCTAAAGCTGCGCGTACTTTGGAAAATGTATATGATGTATTAGGTTTCGTTCCCAGAAATCGCTAA
- a CDS encoding CehA/McbA family metallohydrolase domain-containing protein yields MRFYKTGLTLLAAMALTACSSKSNDIASKIDVSHGPTHIVDGNAKGADDITVTTPYFAFALSQGALVDLAMVKEGAYTKDLVKSVDFVPGSGDFKYQNTKIVKQTADELVIEVTRSWNNQEVVSRYEVSKDYPGVKLTTTLPDAVDDPLFAGYQLERNQAIDNSDVANYNDMTRMVRNHWSSAQLQNNLNTLYETDDLRRSYSGKNREFSAWLSAGSLGSLESEQQFYTSSSPQAELGLFDLKPIDGNFENYLSVMRQRWDRGERVYLNAGPLLKNAKQHSGKVYAYTPKGRITADFARAAARGHSFVSFGPEVYPLTTNFGGEAEPFSKTEVEFRSDLGLAKAEIWLDGVQVAGWKINGAKLFRTGVPVPPNRTWMQWIVEDVQGNKAYSNPIWVK; encoded by the coding sequence ATGCGCTTTTATAAAACAGGCCTCACTTTATTGGCCGCTATGGCGTTAACCGCTTGCTCTTCTAAGTCCAATGACATCGCCAGTAAAATTGATGTTAGCCATGGTCCCACTCATATAGTGGATGGGAATGCAAAAGGCGCAGATGACATTACTGTAACTACCCCTTATTTTGCTTTTGCGCTCTCGCAAGGCGCGCTAGTGGATCTCGCTATGGTAAAAGAAGGGGCGTACACCAAAGACTTAGTAAAGTCGGTGGACTTTGTCCCTGGCAGCGGTGATTTTAAATATCAAAACACCAAGATAGTTAAACAAACTGCGGATGAACTAGTTATAGAAGTGACCCGCAGTTGGAATAATCAAGAAGTAGTGAGTCGCTATGAGGTGAGCAAAGACTACCCAGGCGTAAAATTAACCACTACCTTACCCGATGCAGTTGACGACCCATTATTTGCTGGTTATCAGTTAGAGCGTAACCAAGCGATAGATAATAGTGATGTGGCCAATTATAACGACATGACGCGTATGGTGCGTAATCACTGGAGCTCTGCTCAGTTACAGAATAATTTAAATACCTTATATGAAACCGATGATCTGCGCCGCTCTTATAGTGGTAAAAATCGCGAGTTCAGCGCTTGGTTAAGTGCGGGCTCCTTAGGCAGCTTAGAAAGCGAGCAGCAGTTTTATACCAGCAGTAGCCCTCAAGCGGAACTGGGTCTGTTTGATTTAAAGCCCATCGATGGCAATTTTGAAAACTACCTCTCAGTGATGCGCCAACGTTGGGACAGAGGAGAGCGTGTTTATCTGAATGCCGGTCCTTTACTTAAAAATGCCAAGCAACACAGCGGAAAAGTATATGCCTATACGCCTAAAGGTCGTATTACAGCCGACTTCGCCCGCGCTGCTGCCCGAGGCCATAGCTTTGTCAGCTTTGGTCCCGAGGTGTATCCATTAACCACTAACTTTGGCGGTGAAGCTGAGCCGTTTAGTAAAACAGAAGTTGAGTTTCGCTCGGATCTTGGCCTAGCTAAAGCGGAAATTTGGTTAGATGGCGTACAAGTGGCCGGTTGGAAAATTAACGGCGCTAAGCTGTTTAGAACCGGCGTGCCGGTACCGCCTAACCGCACTTGGATGCAGTGGATTGTAGAAGACGTACAAGGCAATAAAGCTTATTCCAATCCTATTTGGGTGAAATAA
- the bfr gene encoding bacterioferritin → MKGDKKVIEYLNQVLSIELTSINQYFLHARMFKNWGLHQLDEREYKKSIKDMKQADKLIERILFLEGLPNLQHLNRLRIGENAQEMLHCDQLQVQEQLGVLKEAIAYCESIQEYVSRALLCEIEEYEEQHLDWIETQLDLITAVGLENYLQSQM, encoded by the coding sequence ATGAAAGGCGATAAAAAAGTCATTGAGTACCTAAATCAGGTATTGAGCATAGAGCTCACCTCCATTAATCAGTATTTTTTGCATGCCCGCATGTTTAAAAACTGGGGGTTGCACCAGCTTGATGAGCGCGAATATAAAAAGTCCATTAAAGACATGAAGCAGGCCGATAAGCTGATTGAGCGGATATTATTTCTAGAAGGCCTGCCTAATCTGCAGCACTTGAACCGGTTGCGTATTGGGGAAAATGCCCAAGAAATGCTGCACTGCGATCAACTGCAAGTGCAAGAGCAACTGGGAGTATTAAAAGAGGCTATCGCTTATTGCGAGTCCATCCAAGAATACGTATCGCGCGCGTTATTATGCGAAATTGAAGAATATGAAGAACAGCATTTAGACTGGATAGAGACCCAACTAGACTTAATTACTGCGGTTGGCCTTGAGAACTACCTGCAATCGCAAATGTAA
- the bfr gene encoding bacterioferritin encodes MKGNVKIIDALNDLLAGELSSMDQYFIHSRMYEDWGFQKLYERIDHEFDDEKGHASLIIERILFLGGTPNMVARAPLNIGKDVPSMLQSDLDLELKVIVDLRNVMALCEQERDYQTRDMLQVLLDDTENDHTHWLEQQVGLINKVGLQNYLQSQM; translated from the coding sequence ATGAAAGGCAATGTCAAAATTATAGACGCGCTAAATGATTTATTAGCGGGTGAGCTAAGCTCAATGGATCAGTACTTTATTCACTCTCGTATGTATGAAGACTGGGGTTTTCAAAAGCTGTATGAGCGAATTGATCATGAGTTTGATGATGAAAAAGGTCATGCATCTTTGATTATCGAGCGTATTTTATTTTTAGGCGGCACGCCCAATATGGTGGCGCGCGCACCGCTGAATATCGGTAAAGATGTGCCCAGCATGCTGCAAAGTGATCTGGACTTAGAGCTCAAAGTTATTGTGGACTTGCGCAACGTCATGGCGCTATGTGAGCAAGAGCGAGACTATCAAACCCGAGATATGTTACAAGTGCTGTTAGATGACACCGAAAATGATCACACGCACTGGTTAGAGCAACAAGTGGGTCTGATTAATAAAGTGGGCTTACAGAACTACCTGCAATCGCAGATGTAA
- the fghA gene encoding S-formylglutathione hydrolase: MQIVQEQICFGGRQIRYQHDSKVLNCSMQFSVFLPPQAKEGPVPALYWLSGLTCTDENFSSKAGAQRVAAELGLALIIPDTSPRGEGVADDEQGAYDLGLGAGFYVNATQAPWHQHYQMYDYVLHELPNLVEAQLPLTDKRAISGHSMGGHGALVLALRNPERFVSISAFAPISNPSDCPWGHKALGAYLGSDRQMWAHYDASLLLMSKGCSLPILVDQGAADNFLTEQLKPHALEQAAQQAQAQLTLRMQPGYDHSYYFIASFIEDHLRFHAAHLR, from the coding sequence ATGCAAATTGTGCAAGAACAAATTTGTTTTGGTGGTCGTCAAATTCGCTATCAGCACGACTCTAAAGTGCTTAATTGTAGCATGCAGTTTTCGGTGTTTTTGCCGCCCCAAGCTAAAGAGGGACCGGTGCCTGCGCTTTATTGGTTATCTGGTTTAACTTGTACCGATGAAAACTTCTCTAGCAAAGCCGGTGCCCAGCGCGTGGCTGCTGAGTTAGGGTTAGCGCTGATTATTCCTGATACTAGCCCCAGAGGCGAGGGCGTAGCTGATGATGAACAAGGCGCCTACGATCTAGGCTTGGGGGCAGGCTTTTACGTCAATGCCACTCAAGCGCCTTGGCATCAACACTACCAAATGTATGATTATGTCTTGCATGAGCTACCCAACTTGGTCGAAGCGCAGCTGCCGCTCACTGATAAGCGCGCCATTAGTGGTCATTCTATGGGCGGCCACGGCGCACTGGTGTTGGCGCTAAGAAATCCCGAGCGCTTTGTGTCGATATCGGCCTTTGCGCCCATTAGCAATCCCAGTGATTGCCCTTGGGGACATAAAGCGTTAGGCGCTTATTTAGGCTCAGATCGCCAAATGTGGGCGCATTATGACGCCAGCTTACTGTTAATGAGTAAAGGCTGCTCGCTCCCCATCTTAGTGGATCAAGGCGCTGCTGATAACTTCTTAACAGAACAGCTTAAACCTCATGCGCTTGAACAAGCGGCTCAGCAAGCCCAGGCGCAATTGACCTTACGTATGCAGCCTGGCTACGATCATAGCTATTACTTTATCGCTAGTTTTATTGAAGATCATCTACGCTTTCATGCGGCGCATTTACGCTAA
- a CDS encoding UvrD-helicase domain-containing protein, protein MQMFRAHWLAPWFNHPFLGCEITPDGLLLHLKKERHSLAWAKLTAPARLAQGRRLYRVRLYCAQGEIELGWLPEATAHALHSALNLAWFRFQATRVLPLAESCLAILERGYLRHSRWQHLQAETKKLAHLNWSNLTLPKGLSDREAAAFELMASLSRADEDWREQCCSDYCQQMLNDYADLFNSLEAHPLTQAQRLACVIDEDHNLVLAGAGCGKTSVMMARAAFLVASNQADPQELLLLAFGNEAANEMTQRLAHCVYTQEVQASTFHALGLMILRQVQDQAPILSPLAQQERSRLQAMAGWLAQLCAEDADYKQGLDTWLRQHRFQVLPQPDYLRVAREWAPIVAALKLNGEPDADDLTPELNAQLQLVLPLLHRYQQTLAEQEHIDFDDMIEQATELVRQGRFSPPWRYILVDEFQDISPPRAALLQALRDAAHELSLFCVGDDWQAIYRFSGADVGLTLNFAEHFGATRVTKLDKTFRFNNQIEQVASRFVQQNPEQLPKTLNTHHKSASPNVHVLPVAPNSQIDAISRLLAQIAGEGEAASCYLLARFRFTLPDEAQLSAWRKRFPNLALHTQTLHGAKGKEADHVILLGLSRGKYGFPPEQNTTALLDSLLASAETFPYAEERRLLYVGLTRARQQVFLLADQQIPSSFIKELTGGGYPGVSKWAR, encoded by the coding sequence ATGCAGATGTTTCGGGCGCACTGGTTGGCCCCTTGGTTTAATCATCCTTTCTTAGGTTGTGAGATAACACCAGATGGACTGTTGCTGCATCTTAAAAAAGAACGCCACTCCTTAGCCTGGGCTAAGCTGACTGCGCCTGCTCGTTTAGCTCAAGGGCGCAGATTATATCGAGTGCGCTTATATTGTGCTCAAGGGGAGATAGAGCTAGGTTGGTTGCCAGAGGCCACGGCGCATGCCTTGCATAGCGCACTCAACTTAGCTTGGTTTCGTTTTCAAGCCACCCGCGTGCTACCTTTAGCCGAGTCCTGTTTAGCTATTTTAGAGCGAGGATATTTACGCCACTCTCGTTGGCAGCACTTACAAGCCGAGACTAAAAAATTAGCTCATCTTAATTGGTCCAATTTAACGCTGCCTAAAGGGCTCAGTGATCGAGAAGCGGCCGCGTTTGAGCTTATGGCCAGTTTAAGCCGTGCCGATGAAGATTGGCGTGAGCAATGCTGTAGCGATTATTGTCAGCAAATGCTGAATGATTATGCCGACTTATTTAATAGCCTTGAAGCCCACCCATTAACGCAGGCCCAGCGCCTCGCCTGTGTCATAGATGAAGACCATAACCTAGTCCTCGCCGGTGCGGGCTGTGGTAAAACCAGTGTGATGATGGCGCGCGCTGCTTTTTTAGTAGCGTCAAACCAAGCGGATCCCCAAGAGCTGTTGTTACTGGCATTTGGTAACGAGGCCGCCAATGAAATGACTCAGCGCTTAGCCCACTGTGTCTACACCCAAGAGGTGCAAGCCAGTACTTTTCACGCTCTAGGCTTAATGATACTACGTCAAGTCCAGGATCAGGCGCCCATACTTAGCCCTCTTGCGCAACAAGAGCGCAGCCGCTTACAAGCGATGGCTGGGTGGCTGGCCCAACTGTGTGCAGAAGATGCAGATTATAAACAAGGCTTAGATACTTGGTTGCGCCAACACCGCTTTCAAGTTCTGCCCCAACCTGATTACCTACGTGTGGCCAGAGAGTGGGCGCCAATAGTGGCCGCACTTAAGCTCAATGGTGAGCCAGATGCTGATGACTTAACGCCTGAGCTTAACGCGCAGCTGCAATTAGTGCTGCCACTGTTACATCGTTATCAACAAACCTTGGCTGAACAAGAGCACATAGATTTTGACGACATGATAGAGCAGGCCACAGAACTAGTGCGCCAAGGGCGATTTTCGCCGCCATGGCGTTATATCTTAGTGGATGAATTTCAAGATATATCGCCTCCGCGCGCCGCACTGTTACAAGCGCTGCGTGATGCTGCCCACGAGCTCTCCTTATTTTGTGTCGGCGATGATTGGCAAGCTATCTATCGTTTTAGCGGCGCCGATGTAGGCTTAACGCTTAATTTTGCCGAGCACTTTGGTGCCACACGCGTGACCAAATTGGATAAAACGTTTCGCTTTAATAATCAAATTGAGCAAGTAGCCAGTCGCTTTGTCCAGCAAAATCCCGAACAACTCCCAAAAACACTGAATACTCATCATAAAAGCGCCTCGCCAAACGTGCATGTGCTACCCGTTGCGCCAAACAGCCAAATAGATGCTATTAGCCGTCTGCTCGCACAAATAGCAGGTGAAGGAGAGGCAGCGTCTTGTTATCTGTTAGCGCGGTTTCGGTTTACTCTGCCCGACGAGGCACAACTGAGTGCATGGCGAAAGCGCTTTCCCAACCTGGCGCTGCACACGCAAACACTACATGGTGCAAAAGGCAAAGAAGCCGATCATGTCATTTTACTCGGCTTAAGCCGGGGAAAATATGGGTTTCCACCTGAGCAAAATACCACGGCTCTGTTAGATAGCTTACTGGCCAGCGCAGAAACTTTTCCTTATGCAGAAGAGCGGCGCTTGTTATATGTAGGCTTAACCCGGGCGCGCCAACAAGTGTTTTTATTGGCAGATCAGCAAATTCCTTCCTCGTTTATAAAAGAGCTCACCGGAGGCGGCTACCCAGGGGTAAGTAAATGGGCGCGCTAA
- a CDS encoding sodium-dependent transporter, producing the protein MPNHQQLASTSSAGMPTTLWSSRFVFIMAAVGSAVGLGNIWKFPYITGENGGGAFVLVYLACIAIIGLPLMMSEVMLGRRGRKSPIGTMAAVANDEGRSKQWVGVGIMATLAAFIILSFYSVIAGWTMPYILSALKGEFSDISADNSGALFGQLLASPGQLLVWHSAFMVMTVLVSAGGVRHGLERAVTKLMPALFVLLLILVGYASTTGHFAQTLTFLFKPDFTALTAEGVLTALGHAFFTLSLASGAMMAYGAYLPQHVSIARTAVVVAIMDTGVALLAGLAIFPIVFANGLAAGEGPGLIFVTLPVAFGQMPGGGFFATLFFVLLLFAAWTSSISMLESLVSYLNEKGISRVKAAIGGGIAAWLLGITTVLSLNVWSEVTPLAMFSRFESKTLFDLYDYLTANIMMPLGALFIALFVGWKMQATHSRTELGAWHKVWFPIVRYLTPLALLTVFAFNIWGLAGLEAAWHWLTASGQG; encoded by the coding sequence GTGCCTAACCATCAGCAATTAGCGTCAACGTCATCTGCGGGTATGCCTACCACTTTATGGTCAAGCCGTTTTGTATTTATTATGGCGGCCGTGGGCTCGGCGGTGGGCTTGGGCAATATTTGGAAGTTTCCTTATATTACCGGTGAAAATGGCGGCGGTGCTTTTGTCTTAGTGTATTTAGCCTGTATTGCCATTATTGGCTTACCCTTGATGATGTCAGAAGTTATGTTGGGGCGGCGTGGCCGAAAAAGCCCAATTGGCACCATGGCCGCGGTAGCAAATGATGAAGGGCGTAGTAAACAGTGGGTGGGGGTGGGTATTATGGCGACGCTGGCCGCCTTTATCATTTTGTCATTTTATAGTGTGATTGCCGGCTGGACCATGCCCTATATTCTCTCGGCGCTAAAGGGAGAATTTAGTGACATTAGTGCCGATAACTCAGGCGCTCTGTTTGGTCAGCTGCTAGCCTCACCTGGCCAGTTATTAGTTTGGCACTCTGCTTTTATGGTGATGACGGTATTAGTATCGGCAGGTGGCGTACGCCATGGCCTAGAGCGCGCCGTTACTAAGTTAATGCCGGCTTTATTTGTGCTGTTATTGATCTTGGTGGGCTATGCCAGCACGACCGGACATTTTGCACAGACCTTAACTTTTTTATTTAAGCCTGACTTTACGGCGCTCACCGCTGAGGGGGTATTAACCGCCTTAGGCCATGCCTTTTTCACTTTGAGCTTAGCCAGTGGCGCCATGATGGCCTATGGCGCTTACTTACCGCAACACGTCTCTATTGCGCGCACAGCAGTGGTGGTCGCCATCATGGACACAGGCGTGGCGTTATTAGCCGGCTTGGCTATTTTCCCGATTGTGTTTGCTAATGGCTTAGCCGCCGGCGAAGGGCCGGGTCTTATCTTTGTGACACTGCCGGTTGCCTTTGGCCAAATGCCTGGCGGTGGCTTTTTTGCGACTTTATTTTTTGTGTTACTGCTGTTTGCCGCTTGGACCTCCTCCATCTCTATGTTGGAGTCTTTGGTTAGCTACTTAAATGAAAAAGGTATTAGCCGAGTTAAGGCCGCCATCGGTGGCGGTATTGCGGCGTGGTTGCTCGGTATCACCACCGTTCTATCTCTTAATGTGTGGAGTGAGGTTACGCCGCTGGCCATGTTTTCGCGTTTTGAAAGTAAAACGCTATTCGACCTTTATGATTATTTAACTGCCAATATTATGATGCCGCTCGGCGCCTTGTTCATCGCTTTATTTGTCGGTTGGAAAATGCAAGCAACCCATTCTCGTACCGAGCTAGGCGCTTGGCATAAGGTGTGGTTCCCGATTGTGCGCTATCTTACTCCTCTCGCTTTATTAACCGTGTTTGCCTTTAATATTTGGGGTTTAGCGGGGCTAGAAGCCGCTTGGCACTGGTTAACAGCCAGCGGGCAGGGGTGA
- a CDS encoding cytochrome ubiquinol oxidase subunit I, with translation MDLDAAMLSRIQFAFTISFHIIFPAITIGLATAIAIWEGLWLKTRNPVYFQLAKFWIKPFAITFGMGVVSGIVLSYEFGTNFSKFSELVGPVLGPLLAYEVLTAFFLEAGFLGIMLFGWQRVGEKLHYFATCVVAIGTWISSFWIIAANSWMQTPAGHKIVDGRFEVDSWFEVIFNPSMPYRLSHMLLAAMLTATFLIGGVSAWYLRKGRDTEFAKKGLSMALWAALILAPLQLVVGDFHGINVKEHQPVKVAAMEGIWPETEASVPLLLFALPDMEQEKNHFEIKVPKVASLILTHSLDGEVQGLKSVAAEDRPYAPLVFFSFRVMVGLGVLMIVAALWGLWLRRRQPQFNNKVFLLLMNMMIPAGVICTLAGWWVAEVGRQPWLVHGLVRTMEVVTPLPAERVMFSLTLFVLTYSALLVVYLYFMAKLVRKGPPNLARLEQHMMDVNAPSFALEWVKKLQHEVVED, from the coding sequence ATGGACTTAGATGCCGCTATGTTGTCGCGGATCCAATTCGCTTTTACCATCAGTTTCCACATTATATTTCCAGCCATTACCATAGGGTTAGCCACGGCCATCGCTATTTGGGAAGGTTTGTGGCTTAAAACACGAAATCCGGTTTACTTTCAACTCGCCAAATTTTGGATCAAACCCTTTGCCATCACCTTTGGTATGGGGGTGGTCAGTGGCATTGTCTTATCTTACGAATTTGGCACTAACTTTTCTAAATTCTCTGAGCTAGTAGGGCCAGTTCTAGGGCCGTTATTGGCTTATGAAGTGCTGACCGCCTTTTTCTTAGAAGCCGGCTTTCTGGGTATTATGCTGTTTGGCTGGCAGCGAGTAGGAGAAAAACTGCATTACTTCGCCACTTGTGTGGTGGCCATCGGCACTTGGATATCGTCATTTTGGATTATTGCCGCTAACTCTTGGATGCAAACGCCTGCTGGGCACAAAATCGTTGATGGTCGCTTTGAAGTGGATAGCTGGTTTGAGGTGATTTTTAACCCCTCTATGCCTTATCGTCTTAGCCATATGCTGCTGGCGGCCATGCTGACTGCGACCTTTTTAATTGGTGGCGTAAGTGCTTGGTATCTTCGCAAAGGGCGCGATACTGAATTTGCTAAAAAAGGTCTGTCTATGGCTTTATGGGCCGCACTGATATTGGCGCCTTTGCAGTTAGTCGTGGGTGATTTTCATGGTATTAACGTTAAAGAGCACCAGCCGGTGAAAGTGGCGGCCATGGAAGGTATTTGGCCAGAAACAGAAGCCAGTGTGCCGTTATTACTGTTTGCGCTGCCCGATATGGAGCAAGAAAAAAACCACTTTGAAATTAAAGTACCCAAGGTGGCTTCTTTAATCTTAACCCACTCCCTAGACGGCGAAGTGCAAGGCTTAAAGTCAGTTGCAGCTGAAGACAGGCCTTATGCGCCATTAGTATTCTTTTCGTTTCGGGTGATGGTGGGCTTAGGTGTATTAATGATAGTGGCCGCGCTGTGGGGATTATGGCTGCGTCGGCGCCAGCCCCAATTTAATAATAAAGTCTTTTTATTGTTAATGAATATGATGATCCCCGCTGGGGTGATTTGTACCTTAGCCGGATGGTGGGTGGCCGAAGTGGGGCGCCAACCTTGGTTAGTTCATGGGCTAGTGCGTACCATGGAAGTGGTCACTCCTTTGCCTGCCGAGCGGGTGATGTTTTCACTGACGTTGTTTGTGCTCACTTACAGTGCCTTATTAGTGGTTTATTTATATTTTATGGCCAAGTTAGTACGAAAAGGCCCCCCCAATTTAGCGCGTTTAGAACAACACATGATGGATGTAAATGCGCCTAGCTTCGCACTGGAGTGGGTGAAAAAACTACAGCATGAAGTGGTGGAGGATTAA